ATGTtgaggctggcgctggctcTTCGCTGGTTTTTGATGCATCCGAAACCTTTGATCCTGATGGAGACACTTTATCTTTCAAATGGTTCCAGTATCGCGAGCCAAGCGCTACTCGGACGTACCACACTTGGGAGGTGCCTAAGATGGAGATCAAAGTGCTTGATTCGTCTGGAAAGAAGGTGGAAATAACAGTGCCAAAACCCGATGCCTCTGACCCCAGGCTAACTCCTATTCCTTCGCGTGGCGAATTTTTTCATCTCATTCTTGAGGTTCAGGACAGTGGATCACCTCCGTTGACTAGTTACCGTAGGATTCTCATCACACCTCTTAATAAAGTATAGAGCAATAAATTGTACTTATTTTCATCATTTTTTACACTGATTCGTCCTCATATGGTCTATTAATTTGTAACGAGTACCTATATGTGTATTCAAGGTGGCCACTTTGTTAAGACCATACTTGATGGACAGCTTTTGCCGAGGGTGTGTCATTGAGTGAAGACTAAAAACTTGGAATGTCCACAATGTTTCACAGTATCTATTGATATGACACGTCTTATGCGGCCAGAGTTAAGTTGtcaatgagatgagaaacaCCATTTCTACCGCGGTTTGATCTTGGCTTCATTGTTAGAGATAGATGCGAGCATACAGCAATAAATTAATGTCAGCTAACTAGTATACTGGCCACAAACAAGGttgaataataaataataaatcaGCTTTACACAACAGTCTTCTGAGCAGTCGCGGCAGCCTCATTCTGCATCTGTATGTCAGTCTTATAAGACTTAAACTTCCTCGCGGGGACCCCCTTGGCAAACATCTCATCGAGCTCCTGATAAGATCTCCCCGCAGTCTCAGGCTGATAGAAGTACAAATAAACAATACAAATAACGCAAAACCCGAAAAAGATGAATGCAATCTTCGCTCCTAGGTTGGCGTGATCTGGGTTAAACAAGTAAGGAATGACGAATTGCCACATGACGGTAATTGCGCTCTGAACAGAGTATCCAATGGCAATAGTCTTGACACGTAGGCGAGATGTAGAAACTTCTGCGAGCAGAGAGAAGGCAGTGGAACCGATCGAGACATTATACCACCAGCTGTAAATGAGGATAAATGCGACAGTGCCTTTTATCTCAGACGGTTTGTGGCTCAGCCCCAATGCTCCGGTGATGAGGAGAATCGCGGTAAGGATGATGAGGCCGTAAAAAGTAATGTTGCGTCTCCCAATACtgtcaacagcagcagcggccatGATATTGCCAACAATGGACAGAACTGGTTGGGAGATCTGAATTTTGTAGCTCATAGAAGTCGAGTACCCAGCGAGTTGTAGATAATACGTGAAATAGCCAGCAACAAAGGCGATACCAGAAAGGGACTGAATGCATAGAggcatgatgctgatgatagTTCGCCGCAGGTTCGACTTTTTGAAGCACTCCACATATGTGACTCCCTCAGTTTCTTGGCGGATTTGCTCAAGTGTCAAGTTGATGAGCgcaagtttcttttctccctcttcgccgGGATAACCAAGTTTACGAAGGCTCTTCAGTGCTTTTTCCGTTCGGCCCTTGCCAGCTAGGAACCAGGGAGATCTAAACAGCGTGTTAGCTATAGGTTTCAGTTTAGTTCCTTGATGGTCATACTCGGGCATAAATGGCCATAGCAGTAATGCAACCGCCGCAAACCCAAACTGGGAGCAAAATACTGAGCGATACGCCCATCGAGAGTCTACCTGGCCCGTGTAATTGATGATCAAGAAGGCAACCAGAGGACCAATGCCGTACGAGACGCCAATACAGCAAGTAAAAATGCCACGCAATGCCAGCGGAGCAATCTGAAAATTCTTTAGCACACAGATAATGGCcgaagagagatggagatgcacGTACCTCGCCAATGTAGGTAATCATGTTTGTAGCAATAATGCCCACCATGATTCCGTTGATCAGCTTCCCCGCGAAGAAGACAGCATTCGTAGTCGCGTAGAATTCCACACCAACTCccacaaaagaaacaaccAAGGCAACCAGAAGCATGAGTTTTCGGCCGAAAATATCTGCCAGTTCCGCAGCagtaagagaagaaatgacGGCCCTAAAGGACAATTCAGTATGTCAGAAAAGAGTCCTGTAGCATCGGTATCAACGTCGAGGAAAGAAGATACTCACATGGCTACGGGAGCCCCGTTAAACGCAGACTGCCATTGAGCCGGCAGCACATAATCGCCTTCAAAGAGATACCCAAAGTCCTGGCGAAAGCGGGGGATTCCAACAACACTGCCCGCCGCCTGGACGTCGAAACTGAGCAGAATCACAGTCCACAGCCCGTAGATGCACCAGACGCATGCCCAAGGGTTGCGGATGAGAGATTGGTATATTCCAGTCTCGTGATCCTCTTGGTCGGTGATGTGTGCCAGCTGTGCAGTCTCATAGTCACCAGTTTTCTCGACATGGTCATGCACATGCTCCTTGGATTGTTCCATCGTGACAGTACCAAATATGTTGAACTTGAGAAGATTTACTCAATCAACATTGCATGTAACGCTCTATACGATGGTCTTTAatcgtctccatcatcttccataTATAGTAATTTCTCAATCTTGAGTCTTTACCAGCCTTTTACCAGATCATGCAACCGAACAGCAACGC
Above is a genomic segment from Trichoderma breve strain T069 chromosome 6, whole genome shotgun sequence containing:
- a CDS encoding sugar transporter domain-containing protein codes for the protein MEQSKEHVHDHVEKTGDYETAQLAHITDQEDHETGIYQSLIRNPWACVWCIYGLWTVILLSFDVQAAGSVVGIPRFRQDFGYLFEGDYVLPAQWQSAFNGAPVAMAVISSLTAAELADIFGRKLMLLVALVVSFVGVGVEFYATTNAVFFAGKLINGIMVGIIATNMITYIGEIAPLALRGIFTCCIGVSYGIGPLVAFLIINYTGQVDSRWAYRSVFCSQFGFAAVALLLWPFMPESPWFLAGKGRTEKALKSLRKLGYPGEEGEKKLALINLTLEQIRQETEGVTYVECFKKSNLRRTIISIMPLCIQSLSGIAFVAGYFTYYLQLAGYSTSMSYKIQISQPVLSIVGNIMAAAAVDSIGRRNITFYGLIILTAILLITGALGLSHKPSEIKGTVAFILIYSWWYNVSIGSTAFSLLAEVSTSRLRVKTIAIGYSVQSAITVMWQFVIPYLFNPDHANLGAKIAFIFFGFCVICIVYLYFYQPETAGRSYQELDEMFAKGVPARKFKSYKTDIQMQNEAAATAQKTVV